A section of the Gemmatimonadaceae bacterium genome encodes:
- a CDS encoding DUF2277 domain-containing protein — protein sequence MCRNIKVLANFEPPATPDEIHASALQFVRKLSGTTRPSKANEAAFNRAVEEVTAAARSLIASLQSSAPPRNREVERTKAQARNRQRFGGTSTDATRTG from the coding sequence ATGTGCCGCAACATCAAGGTGCTCGCCAACTTCGAACCGCCGGCCACGCCGGATGAGATCCACGCGTCGGCGCTGCAGTTCGTGCGCAAGCTGAGTGGTACGACGCGCCCGTCGAAGGCCAACGAAGCGGCATTCAACCGGGCGGTGGAGGAGGTCACGGCCGCGGCCCGATCCCTGATCGCGTCGCTGCAGAGCAGCGCCCCCCCGCGGAATCGCGAGGTGGAACGCACCAAGGCCCAGGCGCGCAACCGGCAACGCTTCGGTGGGACGAGCACCGACGCGACGCGCACGGGATAG
- a CDS encoding DHCW motif cupin fold protein — protein sequence MQLQQIPFGITYWSSVLPTEHPGETGLAVWRTQQFGDVRVRMVQYTPGYVADHWCEKGHILLCLAGELHTELADGRIFVLTPGMSYQVADGAEPHRSRTPLDATLFIVD from the coding sequence ATGCAGCTGCAACAGATTCCGTTTGGCATCACCTACTGGTCGAGCGTGCTTCCCACCGAACATCCCGGCGAGACGGGGCTGGCGGTGTGGCGCACGCAGCAGTTCGGCGACGTACGGGTGCGGATGGTGCAGTACACGCCCGGCTACGTCGCGGATCACTGGTGCGAGAAGGGACATATCCTGCTCTGCCTCGCCGGCGAGCTGCACACGGAGCTGGCCGACGGGCGCATCTTCGTCCTGACGCCAGGGATGAGCTATCAGGTGGCGGATGGTGCGGAGCCGCATCGGTCGCGCACGCCGCTGGACGCAACGCTCTTCATTGTAGACTGA
- a CDS encoding ester cyclase, which produces MRPSDLQDFGTRYAAAWSGQQPDALAAFYADNGVLQVNDGKPSVGRDAVRATIASFMEAFPDMHVRLDSLVPKGDTVQFHWTWTGTNTGPGGTGKAVHMVGYEAWTFASDGKIAQSLGHYDDAEYQRQLKDGVPPGR; this is translated from the coding sequence ATGCGTCCCAGTGATCTGCAGGACTTCGGGACCCGGTATGCCGCCGCCTGGAGCGGGCAGCAGCCGGATGCGCTCGCCGCATTCTACGCCGACAACGGCGTGCTGCAGGTGAACGACGGCAAGCCCTCCGTAGGGCGCGACGCCGTGCGGGCGACGATTGCGAGCTTCATGGAGGCCTTCCCCGATATGCACGTGCGGCTGGACTCGCTCGTGCCGAAGGGGGATACCGTGCAGTTCCACTGGACTTGGACCGGGACCAACACCGGCCCCGGCGGGACGGGCAAGGCCGTGCATATGGTCGGGTACGAGGCGTGGACCTTCGCCTCCGACGGGAAGATCGCGCAGTCGCTGGGGCACTACGATGATGCCGAGTATCAGCGCCAGCTCAAGGATGGGGTGCCCCCCGGCCGATGA
- a CDS encoding amidohydrolase family protein, with product MLRTLAHTAVAASMTALLTHAAHAQGTRAPQRPRTLVIDSVAIVDVSSGQVREHQRLVIRGDTIAAVETVGAPLPQPVDQYVNGRGTFAMPGLTDHHVHLDAGMDRLLLNAARGGVTMVQNMAGDNRIVGEFARRTLTKSLAGPEIAYVSVMAGPDFFVDPRFRGAGVGYVPGTAPWMQAITAATDLPTAIAAARGSGAEILKLYAMIDSAVAARAIAEAHRQGMRVVAHGTVFPARPLQLVQSGVDVLTHAPYLSWQGAATVRAEDSFDRRKGPYATTPVSGQAMTQLLTAMQQRHTYLEPTLFVFARQAEEKDVNDWARAITKRARDLGVPIIAGTDGLIAGDSTALPNVHQELALLVDAGLTPREALAAATTVAAQAMKRERTHGVLAAGYVADILLLEANPLVDVRNTTRIRQVVLRGKTLR from the coding sequence ATGCTTCGCACGCTCGCCCACACCGCCGTGGCCGCTTCGATGACCGCGCTGCTGACGCACGCGGCACACGCGCAGGGTACGCGCGCGCCGCAACGCCCACGCACGCTGGTCATCGATTCGGTGGCCATTGTGGATGTTTCGAGCGGTCAGGTGCGAGAGCACCAGCGGCTCGTGATCCGCGGCGACACCATTGCCGCGGTGGAAACGGTCGGCGCGCCGCTGCCGCAGCCGGTCGATCAATACGTGAACGGCCGCGGCACCTTCGCCATGCCCGGGCTCACCGACCACCATGTGCACCTCGACGCCGGCATGGACCGCCTGCTCCTCAATGCGGCGCGCGGCGGCGTCACCATGGTGCAGAACATGGCCGGCGACAATCGTATCGTGGGGGAGTTTGCGCGACGCACGCTCACCAAGTCACTCGCCGGGCCGGAGATCGCGTACGTCAGCGTGATGGCCGGCCCCGACTTCTTTGTTGATCCGCGCTTCCGTGGCGCGGGCGTCGGCTACGTGCCGGGTACGGCGCCGTGGATGCAGGCCATCACCGCCGCCACCGATCTCCCCACCGCCATCGCCGCTGCGCGCGGATCGGGCGCCGAGATTCTCAAGCTGTACGCCATGATCGACAGCGCGGTCGCCGCGCGAGCCATCGCCGAGGCGCATCGGCAAGGGATGCGCGTCGTGGCGCACGGCACGGTGTTCCCGGCGCGGCCGCTGCAGCTGGTCCAGAGCGGTGTTGATGTGCTGACGCACGCGCCGTACCTGTCGTGGCAGGGTGCCGCCACGGTGCGTGCCGAAGACAGCTTTGATCGCCGGAAGGGGCCGTATGCCACGACGCCGGTGAGCGGCCAGGCCATGACGCAGCTGCTCACCGCCATGCAGCAGCGACATACCTATCTCGAGCCGACACTCTTTGTCTTTGCGCGACAGGCCGAGGAGAAGGATGTGAATGACTGGGCGCGCGCCATCACGAAGCGCGCGCGCGATCTGGGCGTGCCGATCATCGCCGGCACCGACGGCCTCATTGCCGGCGACAGCACGGCGCTCCCCAATGTGCATCAGGAGCTCGCGCTGCTGGTGGACGCGGGGCTGACACCGCGCGAAGCGCTGGCGGCCGCCACGACCGTCGCCGCCCAAGCCATGAAGCGCGAGCGCACGCACGGCGTGCTGGCCGCCGGTTACGTGGCCGATATCCTGCTGCTCGAGGCGAACCCGCTCGTGGATGTACGCAACACGACGCGCATTCGGCAGGTGGTGCTGCGGGGCAAGACGTTGCGCTAG
- a CDS encoding VOC family protein, whose translation MTAVAKNTICLWYQSGAEDAAAFYAATFPNSSVDAVHRAPGDFPGGVKDQVLTVQFTVMGIPCLGLNGGPAFKQSEAFSFQVATDDQVETDRYWNAIVSNGGAESNCGWCKDKWGLNWQITPRALTQAVSSSDRALAKRAFDAMMEMKKIDIAAIEAAVRG comes from the coding sequence ATGACCGCTGTCGCCAAGAACACCATCTGCCTGTGGTACCAGAGTGGCGCGGAAGACGCCGCCGCCTTCTATGCCGCCACCTTTCCGAACTCATCGGTTGACGCGGTGCATCGTGCGCCGGGCGACTTCCCGGGGGGCGTGAAAGATCAGGTGCTCACGGTGCAGTTCACGGTGATGGGCATTCCCTGCCTCGGCTTGAACGGCGGTCCCGCGTTCAAGCAAAGCGAGGCGTTCTCCTTTCAGGTGGCGACGGACGATCAGGTCGAGACCGATCGCTACTGGAACGCCATCGTGAGCAACGGGGGCGCCGAGAGCAACTGCGGCTGGTGCAAGGACAAGTGGGGGCTCAACTGGCAGATCACGCCGCGGGCGCTCACGCAAGCCGTCAGCTCATCGGACCGCGCCCTCGCCAAGCGGGCGTTCGACGCGATGATGGAGATGAAGAAGATCGATATTGCCGCTATCGAGGCGGCGGTACGCGGCTGA
- a CDS encoding Rieske 2Fe-2S domain-containing protein has protein sequence MTEPTAAPDRRNFLSKAAAIVVGGLISVVAPVAGVFTLLDPLRRKGDTRGMVRVTALAALPSNGEPRKFPVLDTLVDAWNKTENVPVGSVYVQKTGANTVRVLNSVCPHLGCSVGFNAANKGYFCPCHKSSFAIDGQIADPKSPSPRAMDELEAIVKDGEVWVKFQNFRKGSPEKIPV, from the coding sequence ATGACCGAGCCAACTGCTGCGCCTGACCGGCGCAATTTCCTGTCAAAGGCCGCCGCGATTGTCGTCGGCGGCCTCATTTCGGTGGTCGCGCCGGTCGCCGGCGTATTCACGCTGCTCGACCCGCTCCGCCGGAAGGGCGATACCCGCGGCATGGTGCGCGTCACCGCGCTCGCCGCGCTCCCCAGCAACGGCGAGCCGCGCAAGTTTCCCGTCCTCGATACCCTCGTGGACGCCTGGAACAAGACCGAGAACGTCCCGGTCGGGTCCGTGTACGTACAGAAAACCGGCGCCAACACCGTGCGCGTGCTCAACTCGGTGTGTCCGCACCTTGGCTGCTCGGTCGGCTTCAACGCCGCCAACAAGGGCTACTTCTGCCCGTGCCACAAGAGCAGCTTCGCGATCGACGGCCAGATCGCCGATCCCAAGAGCCCGAGCCCGCGGGCGATGGATGAGCTCGAAGCAATCGTGAAGGACGGCGAGGTCTGGGTGAAGTTCCAGAACTTCCGGAAGGGCTCCCCCGAGAAGATCCCCGTCTGA
- a CDS encoding cytochrome b N-terminal domain-containing protein has translation MAGDTKSGQNWLDQRTGYKGLLQEALFENVPGGARWRYVWGSTLTFFFAVQVITGLFLWMSYSPSSQTAWESVYFIQHQMWGGWFLRGLHHFVAQTMTVLLVLHLMQVIIDGAYKAPREVNYWFGVGLLLLVLALSLTGYLLPWDQNGYWATAVSTNIVGMSPGIGQAAQTVVVGGASYGHHTLTRFFALHAGLIPGLIIVLIVGHVYLFRRHGLTPKQPLKGPDEGFWPEQVLRDAVACLAVLAVVVFFVVREHGAPLGAPADPAEQFSAARPEWYFLFLYQLLKYFPGKTEIIGAIILPTVVMLVLVAIPILGKWKLGHRFNVGFLFVMLAGVALLSWQAVSADKQDPDYQVARQIAARDAARAVELANNGVPITGALTLVRNDAYTQGPRIFSRNCANCHRYDGHDGLGNALPKDSISASDLKGFGSRAWVKGFLDVDTIMTRRYWGGTAHTEGDMVGWLNDHIPETDAQIEARRNVVLALSSQAKLTSQAALDVQDSARIAAGIAFMRNTKGGCAECHVFQDVGTDSPELTGWGSRQWMIDFVNDPAHKRFFGRDNDRMPSYGVEKSLTQREIEMVVDWIRGDWYTPKTKTGK, from the coding sequence ATGGCGGGCGACACGAAGTCCGGGCAGAACTGGCTCGACCAGCGCACCGGCTACAAGGGACTGCTGCAGGAAGCGCTGTTCGAGAACGTCCCCGGCGGGGCGCGCTGGCGTTACGTGTGGGGCAGCACGCTGACGTTCTTCTTTGCCGTGCAGGTCATCACCGGGCTCTTCCTGTGGATGTCCTACAGCCCGAGCTCGCAGACGGCGTGGGAAAGCGTCTACTTCATCCAGCACCAGATGTGGGGCGGCTGGTTCCTGCGCGGCCTGCACCACTTCGTGGCGCAGACGATGACGGTGCTGCTCGTCTTGCACCTCATGCAGGTGATCATCGACGGCGCCTACAAGGCGCCGCGCGAAGTGAACTACTGGTTCGGGGTCGGGCTGCTGCTGCTCGTCCTCGCGTTGTCCCTCACGGGCTATCTGCTGCCGTGGGATCAGAACGGGTATTGGGCCACCGCGGTCTCCACGAACATCGTGGGGATGAGCCCCGGCATCGGGCAGGCCGCGCAAACGGTCGTGGTGGGTGGCGCGAGTTATGGCCATCACACGCTCACGCGCTTCTTCGCGTTGCACGCGGGGCTCATACCCGGACTGATCATCGTGCTCATCGTGGGGCACGTCTACCTCTTCCGCCGCCACGGCCTCACCCCCAAGCAGCCGCTCAAGGGGCCCGACGAAGGCTTCTGGCCGGAACAGGTCCTTCGCGACGCGGTCGCCTGCCTCGCGGTGCTCGCGGTGGTCGTGTTCTTCGTGGTGCGCGAACATGGCGCGCCCCTCGGCGCGCCCGCCGATCCCGCCGAACAGTTCTCGGCCGCGCGCCCCGAGTGGTACTTCCTCTTCCTGTATCAACTGCTCAAGTACTTCCCGGGCAAGACGGAGATCATCGGCGCGATCATCCTCCCCACGGTGGTGATGCTCGTGCTCGTGGCGATCCCCATCCTCGGCAAGTGGAAGCTCGGGCATCGCTTCAATGTGGGCTTCCTCTTCGTGATGCTGGCTGGCGTGGCGCTGCTTTCGTGGCAGGCGGTGAGCGCCGACAAGCAGGACCCCGACTATCAGGTGGCCCGGCAGATCGCGGCGCGTGATGCCGCACGCGCCGTGGAGCTGGCCAACAACGGCGTGCCCATCACCGGGGCCCTCACGCTGGTGCGTAACGACGCGTACACGCAGGGCCCGCGCATCTTTTCGCGCAACTGCGCGAATTGCCATCGCTACGATGGACACGATGGGCTCGGCAATGCGCTGCCGAAGGACTCCATCAGCGCCTCAGACCTCAAGGGCTTCGGGTCGCGCGCGTGGGTGAAGGGCTTCCTCGACGTGGATACGATCATGACGCGCCGCTACTGGGGCGGCACGGCTCACACCGAAGGCGACATGGTGGGCTGGCTCAACGATCACATCCCCGAGACCGACGCCCAGATCGAAGCGCGCCGCAACGTGGTGCTCGCGCTGTCGAGTCAGGCGAAGCTCACGTCGCAGGCCGCGCTCGATGTCCAGGATAGCGCCAGGATCGCCGCCGGCATCGCCTTCATGCGCAACACCAAGGGCGGCTGCGCCGAGTGCCATGTGTTTCAGGATGTGGGCACCGACAGCCCGGAGCTGACCGGCTGGGGCTCGCGGCAGTGGATGATCGACTTTGTGAACGATCCGGCGCACAAGCGCTTCTTTGGTCGCGACAACGACCGCATGCCGAGCTACGGCGTGGAGAAGAGCCTCACCCAGCGCGAGATCGAGATGGTGGTGGACTGGATTCGCGGCGACTGGTATACCCCCAAGACCAAGACCGGGAAATAG
- a CDS encoding GyrI-like domain-containing protein — MSYVVTVTHAPARLLASVRARLDVRTVAARFRESLDQVYAAARAGHVVLDGQNVFVYRDTGIPWEVDADFGVGATTPFEAVGQVTPTSTPAGEVAMTTHRGAYGGLNAAHMAVRQWCAEHGRTLVGLRWEVYGHWVADESQLTTDVYYLLAPN, encoded by the coding sequence ATGTCGTATGTCGTGACGGTCACCCACGCCCCAGCGCGTCTCCTCGCATCCGTCCGCGCTCGCCTCGATGTGCGCACGGTCGCGGCACGCTTTCGCGAGTCGCTCGATCAGGTCTACGCCGCGGCACGCGCGGGCCATGTGGTGTTGGATGGTCAGAATGTCTTTGTCTATCGCGACACCGGCATCCCGTGGGAGGTCGACGCCGACTTTGGCGTGGGCGCGACCACCCCGTTCGAGGCGGTTGGACAGGTCACGCCCACGTCGACGCCGGCGGGTGAGGTCGCGATGACGACCCATCGTGGTGCGTACGGAGGGTTGAACGCCGCGCACATGGCGGTCCGCCAGTGGTGCGCCGAGCATGGCCGCACGCTCGTGGGTCTCCGGTGGGAAGTGTACGGCCACTGGGTGGCCGACGAGTCGCAGCTCACGACGGACGTGTACTATCTCCTCGCGCCCAACTGA
- a CDS encoding YncE family protein translates to MAWTLLGATLPVAFVHAQQPSASPGAPARTYDVIVGAEAVDKMQVIRFGPAGASLLRERVIGKNAVDPDGPHGVGVSPDGRFYYVSTAHGNPSGTLWKLDAERDAVVGQVDLGSFPATLQLSADGEYAWVVNFNLHGEMVPSSVSVVGTRDMVELTRIPTCTMPHGSRLSADGRHHWSVCMMDDVLVDIDATKFDVARHFSLGKGSEMGMAGPPPQRGTPMTDHSGHGMEPPKPGDVSCSPTWAQPSADGRTVWVACNRASEIVEIDVAQWTMRRRIPTGNGTYNLATTHDGALLIGTNKRGQSVSIHDAKTGAELARVATSTRVPSGLVVSPDDRYVFVTCEGVGSEPGAVDIIDLTTKARVATVPVGQMAGGIDVWRMR, encoded by the coding sequence GTGGCATGGACGCTGCTGGGGGCGACGCTCCCGGTGGCGTTCGTGCACGCGCAACAACCGTCGGCATCGCCCGGGGCGCCGGCGCGCACCTACGATGTGATCGTGGGCGCCGAAGCTGTGGACAAGATGCAGGTGATTCGCTTCGGTCCCGCTGGCGCGTCGCTGCTGCGCGAGCGCGTGATCGGTAAGAATGCGGTGGATCCCGATGGCCCGCATGGCGTCGGCGTCTCGCCCGATGGCCGGTTCTACTATGTAAGCACCGCGCACGGCAATCCCAGCGGCACGCTCTGGAAGCTGGACGCCGAGCGTGATGCCGTCGTCGGGCAGGTGGATCTCGGATCGTTTCCTGCCACGCTGCAGCTGAGCGCCGACGGCGAGTATGCGTGGGTGGTGAACTTCAACCTGCACGGTGAGATGGTGCCGTCGAGCGTGTCCGTGGTGGGTACGCGCGATATGGTGGAACTCACGCGCATCCCGACCTGCACGATGCCGCATGGATCGCGACTGTCAGCCGATGGGCGGCATCACTGGTCGGTGTGCATGATGGACGATGTCCTGGTGGACATCGACGCGACGAAGTTCGACGTCGCGCGGCACTTTTCGCTGGGCAAGGGGAGCGAGATGGGCATGGCGGGCCCGCCGCCGCAGCGTGGCACGCCCATGACCGATCACTCCGGCCACGGCATGGAGCCCCCGAAGCCGGGCGACGTGAGCTGCTCTCCCACGTGGGCCCAGCCCTCCGCCGACGGGCGCACCGTATGGGTGGCGTGCAATCGCGCGTCGGAGATCGTGGAGATCGATGTGGCGCAGTGGACCATGCGTCGCCGCATTCCCACCGGCAACGGCACCTATAACCTGGCCACCACGCACGACGGGGCGCTGCTGATCGGCACCAACAAACGAGGGCAGTCCGTGAGCATTCACGATGCGAAGACCGGCGCCGAGCTGGCGCGCGTGGCGACCTCCACGCGCGTGCCGAGCGGGCTCGTGGTGTCGCCCGATGATCGCTATGTGTTCGTGACCTGCGAAGGGGTGGGCTCTGAGCCGGGCGCCGTAGATATCATTGACCTCACGACCAAGGCACGCGTGGCCACGGTGCCCGTGGGGCAGATGGCGGGTGGCATTGATGTGTGGCGGATGCGCTGA
- a CDS encoding Ig-like domain-containing protein, with product MLLLALSLLQPPAQPAAAPVAKVVVTPSQATVVAGDSVLLVGKAVDAASRPTEAAILYSQGAGRFEGKVDRTGWVKGGSPGTVVAVVSAVQQGKPPVVQRVEIKVVAGAPARVAVEPRVTTLVAGQSVPLSAHGVSALGDISNTPATWTSSNAAVATVSASGQVTARSAGRATLTATVNGVSTTVPITVVGGPVSTATLTPSSARVRQGDVVTLTFRATVGGAARTDLSPVYAMSGGNGQIDPDGRFVAYGEGTYVVTAVAGPATASTTITVAERDVGQVFELVGKSVKSRFTTEEVWVHPNGKVAYLGSGSGGDVAYVIDVSNPADPKVVDSLLTNTRRVNDLMTDADGKILVHTREGASDRKNGIVIYTLDDPLHPKKVSEFTETVTAGVHSSFVYRDKKTGQLNVFITNDGTGAVHVINLDDPAKPRELAQWTTPRDASGRSLHDIDIQDGLLYGSWWNDGLVILDVGNGIKGGTPAKPQFVSQYKYDLDKLYKKVELKGGPGYIRGTHTAWRHKNYVFIGDEVFGAGFGQGAGSELTQAWGRLQVIDVSDILHPKSVAYWEPDYGGVHNVWARADTLYVGAYNAGFHAIDISGELRGDLKAQNRTIATFFPSDPKAVVPNATMTWGVVVKGDLIYINDMYAGLFIGKIKPKPGRITP from the coding sequence ATGCTCCTCCTCGCACTCTCCCTGTTGCAGCCGCCGGCGCAGCCCGCGGCCGCGCCCGTGGCCAAAGTGGTGGTCACTCCCAGCCAGGCCACCGTGGTGGCCGGCGACTCCGTGCTCCTGGTGGGCAAGGCGGTGGATGCCGCTAGCCGCCCCACCGAGGCGGCGATTCTCTACAGCCAGGGCGCCGGTCGCTTCGAAGGCAAAGTCGATCGCACCGGATGGGTGAAGGGCGGATCGCCCGGCACCGTCGTGGCGGTCGTTTCCGCAGTGCAGCAGGGCAAGCCGCCCGTCGTGCAGCGCGTCGAGATCAAGGTCGTGGCCGGGGCTCCGGCACGCGTGGCCGTCGAGCCGCGCGTCACCACCCTGGTGGCCGGTCAGTCGGTCCCACTGAGTGCCCACGGTGTCTCCGCGCTCGGCGACATCAGCAACACGCCCGCGACGTGGACAAGCAGCAACGCGGCCGTCGCCACCGTCAGTGCCAGCGGACAGGTCACCGCCCGGAGTGCCGGTCGTGCCACGCTCACCGCGACCGTGAACGGCGTGTCGACCACCGTGCCGATCACGGTGGTCGGGGGACCGGTGTCGACGGCCACGCTCACCCCCTCCAGCGCGCGGGTGCGACAGGGCGATGTGGTCACGCTCACCTTCCGCGCCACGGTTGGGGGCGCCGCGCGGACCGATCTGTCACCGGTCTACGCGATGTCGGGCGGAAACGGGCAGATCGACCCCGACGGGCGCTTCGTCGCGTACGGTGAGGGCACATATGTGGTGACCGCCGTGGCCGGCCCGGCGACCGCCAGCACGACGATCACGGTCGCCGAGCGCGATGTGGGCCAGGTATTCGAGCTGGTGGGCAAGTCGGTCAAGTCGCGCTTCACCACCGAAGAAGTGTGGGTACACCCGAACGGCAAGGTGGCGTATCTGGGCTCAGGTTCCGGCGGCGATGTGGCCTATGTGATCGATGTGAGCAATCCGGCCGATCCCAAGGTGGTGGACTCGCTGCTCACCAACACGCGCCGCGTGAACGACCTCATGACGGACGCCGATGGCAAGATTCTGGTCCATACGCGGGAAGGGGCGTCCGACCGCAAGAACGGCATCGTGATCTACACGCTCGACGATCCGCTCCACCCCAAGAAGGTGAGCGAGTTCACCGAGACGGTGACCGCGGGTGTGCACTCGAGCTTCGTGTACCGCGACAAGAAGACGGGGCAGCTCAACGTCTTCATCACGAATGACGGCACCGGCGCAGTACATGTCATCAACCTCGATGATCCAGCCAAGCCGCGCGAGCTCGCGCAGTGGACGACGCCGCGTGATGCGTCGGGGCGGTCGCTGCACGACATCGACATTCAGGATGGGCTGCTGTACGGCTCGTGGTGGAACGACGGGCTGGTGATCCTGGATGTGGGCAACGGGATCAAGGGCGGAACGCCGGCGAAGCCCCAGTTCGTGTCGCAGTACAAGTACGATCTCGACAAGCTGTACAAGAAGGTCGAGCTCAAGGGCGGCCCGGGGTACATCCGCGGCACGCACACGGCGTGGCGCCACAAGAACTACGTGTTCATCGGCGACGAAGTCTTTGGTGCCGGCTTTGGACAGGGCGCCGGCAGCGAGCTCACGCAGGCCTGGGGGCGGCTGCAGGTGATCGATGTGTCAGACATTCTGCACCCCAAGTCGGTGGCGTATTGGGAACCCGACTACGGCGGCGTGCACAACGTGTGGGCCCGCGCGGACACGCTGTATGTGGGGGCGTACAACGCCGGCTTCCACGCCATCGACATCTCGGGTGAGCTGCGCGGCGATCTCAAGGCGCAGAACCGTACGATCGCCACGTTTTTCCCGTCGGACCCCAAGGCGGTGGTGCCGAATGCCACCATGACGTGGGGCGTGGTGGTGAAGGGCGATCTGATCTACATCAACGACATGTACGCCGGGTTGTTCATCGGCAAGATCAAGCCCAAGCCGGGGAGAATCACACCGTGA
- a CDS encoding DUF1801 domain-containing protein: MRERPAVLRFDETSAYDAALHSWMARQPAPLRTLAQHWFSVMRACGDDVRETWHDGHANACVGDAPFAYVGVFTAHVSVGFFQGASLPDPHHLLRGSGKRMRHVKLVPDESVHDAALKALIVAAYHQMRHLMEVA; this comes from the coding sequence ATGCGTGAGCGTCCGGCGGTGCTTCGCTTCGATGAGACGAGTGCGTACGATGCCGCCCTTCACTCCTGGATGGCGCGCCAACCGGCGCCACTCCGGACGCTCGCGCAACACTGGTTCAGCGTGATGCGCGCCTGTGGCGACGACGTGCGGGAGACCTGGCACGACGGCCACGCCAACGCCTGCGTCGGCGACGCGCCGTTCGCCTACGTCGGCGTGTTCACGGCGCACGTATCGGTGGGATTCTTTCAGGGCGCCAGTCTGCCTGATCCGCACCACCTGTTGCGCGGATCGGGGAAGCGAATGCGGCACGTCAAGCTGGTACCGGACGAGTCGGTGCACGACGCGGCGCTCAAGGCGTTGATCGTGGCCGCCTATCACCAGATGCGCCACCTCATGGAGGTTGCCTGA
- a CDS encoding DUF1801 domain-containing protein, protein MHPDIVAYHAAQADVAQAVCAHLAARIEAALPDAESKIWHKHPVWFLDGNPIVGYSVLRGAVRLLFWSGQSFSAPGLTTEGSFKAAEARYQVVGDIDDGALAQWLAEARTVQWDYKNIVKRKGKLERLR, encoded by the coding sequence ATGCACCCTGACATCGTCGCGTACCACGCCGCGCAGGCGGATGTCGCGCAGGCCGTCTGTGCCCACCTCGCCGCGCGCATCGAGGCCGCACTGCCCGACGCCGAGAGCAAGATCTGGCACAAGCATCCGGTCTGGTTTCTCGACGGCAATCCGATCGTGGGCTATAGTGTGCTGAGGGGGGCCGTGCGGTTGCTCTTCTGGAGCGGACAGAGCTTCAGCGCTCCCGGGCTCACGACGGAAGGCTCCTTCAAGGCCGCCGAGGCGCGATATCAGGTGGTTGGTGACATCGACGACGGCGCGTTGGCGCAGTGGCTGGCCGAGGCGCGCACGGTCCAGTGGGACTACAAGAACATCGTGAAGCGGAAGGGGAAGCTCGAACGGCTGCGGTAA